TATCTTTAGCTCTTATGGCATTCAACCGCCCAAGAAAGAGCTTTTAAAGTCTAATAGCTTTGTTTGCAGCAGTTGATTTGACTGCTGTTTTTCAAAAAAGAAAAAGCCTGGATTTTTCCAGACTTTTTAGTGAAATATGCAAGCTTAGTGTGATACGCGTCTGCGAGCTGCTTTTTTACGGTTTTCTTCGATGAAAGCCGCTTTTTGTTCTTCAGGTTCGATGACTTTTTTCTTGACGGCATATACTGCGCCTGCCACAGCAGCAACAGTAGCTGCAACTCCTGTAAGAACGCCTTTTCCAAATCCTTTAGCCATGTGATTTCTCCTTTTCTGAACTTTTATTATTTATGTTATAATTAATAGTAACGAAAAATCAAAATTTTTTCAAGGAAAAAAGATGAAAACCAAGATAATTGTGATAGTGGGGCCTACGGCAGTTGGAAAAACGGCTCTGAGTATTGAGGTAGCCAAGCGCTTTAATGGTCAAATCATCAGCGGTGACAGCCAGCAGGTCTATCGTGGCTTAGATATTGGCACGGCCAAGATTCGTCCGGAGGAGCAGGAGGGCGTTCCCCATCATCTACTGGATGTGAGGGAGGTTGGAGAAAGCTACTCGGCCTATGATTTTGTGACTGAGGCGGCTCAGGCTATTCGTGAGATTGCGGCTCAAGGACAGCTTCCCATCATTTGCGGCGGCACAGGGCTCTATATCCAGAGCTTGCTCGAGGGCTACCATCTGGGTGGCTCCGTCCCTCACGAGGAGATTCTGGCCTATCGGGCGCAGCTGGACAGTTGGTCAGATGAGGATTTGTTTGGAAAAATAGCAGAGCTGGGTATCGAGATTCTCCAACTGAATCGGCGCAGGGCTATGAGGGCGCTGGAGATTGCCCAGTTAGGCGAGCAACTAGAAAACAATCTTCCAGATTATGAAGCTTTGTTGATTTGTCTAGATGATGAGCGACAAAAACTTTATGAGCGAATCAATCAGCGAGTAGATCTGATGATGGAAGCCGGACTTTTAGAAGAAGCTCGTTGGCTTTATGAACAGGCTCCGACCAGTCAAGCTAGTAAGGGTATCGGCTACAAGGAACTTTTCCCCTACTTTGAAGGTCAGATAAGTCTTGAAGAGGCGGTGGACAAGCTCAAGCAGAACACCCGCCGTTTCGCCAAGCGCCAGCTGACTTGGTTTCGCAACCGGATGTCAGTGACCTTTTATCAGGTGGGAAATCCAGACTATAAAAATCAGGTCATGGAAGACATCAGGAAGTTTTTGGACAAGTAACTGGCTGACCAAGTCTTAGTAAGGATATGAGATGATAGAAACAGAGAAAAAAACAGAGCGAGTCTTTCTGGTCGGTGTTGAGCTGGCAGGCACAGAGAATTTTGACCTATCTATGGAGGAGCTGCAAAGTCTAGCTAAGACTGCAGGAGCTGAGGTAGTTGGCTCCTATAGCCAGAAACGTGAAAAGTATGACAGCAAGACCTTTGTCGGTTCTGGTAAGTTAGAAGAAATCCGACAAATGGTTGATGCCGAAGGGATTTCGACCGTCATTGTTAATAACCGTCTGACACCTCGGCAGAATGTCAATCTGGAGGAAAGCTTGGGTGTCAAGGTTATTGACCGTATGCAGCTAATTTTGGATATTTTTGCCATGAGGGCTAGGAGTCATGAAGGAAAGCTCCAAGTTCATTTGGCCCAGCTCAAGTACCTCCTGCCTCGCTTGGTTGGGCAGGGCATCATGCTCAGCCGTCAGGCAGGTGGCATTGGCTCCCGCGGGCCTGGTGAAAGCCAGCTGGAGCTCAATCGACGCAGTGTCCGCAATCAGATTCATGATATTGAGCGCCAGCTCAAGGCAGTGGAGAAAAATCGGGCAACCGTTCGTGAAAAGCGACTGGAATCCAGTATTTTCAAAATCGGCCTCATCGGCTATACCAATGCTGGAAAGTCTACGATCATGAACTGCTTGACTAGTAAGAGTCAGTATGAGGCCGACGAACTCTTTGCGACGCTAGACGCCACGACCAAGAACATCAACCTCAGTGGTCAGCTCAATGTCACGCTGACAGACACGGTTGGCTTCATTCAGGATTTGCCGACAGAGCTAGTATCTAGCTTTAAGTCGACTCTGGAAGAGAGCAAAAATGTTGATTTGCTGGTCCATGTCATTGACGCTAGCGATCCTCATCATGAGGATCATGAAAAGACCGTCCTGGACATCATGAAAGAGCTGGATATGCTGGATATTCCCCGGCTGACTCTCTATAATAAAGCAGACAAGGCAGAGGATTTTACTCCAACCCTGACTCCTTATTCTTTGATTTCGGCTAAGGCGGACAATAGCAGAACTCTTTTGCAGCAAGTCCTGCTGGAGCGAATGAAAGAGCTCTTTTTGCCTTTTACTATCAAAGTAGCTCCGGCGAAAGCCTATAAGATTCATGACCTAGAGAAGGTAGCTATTATCGGAAATCGGGAATATACAGACGATGTCGAAGTCATTTCAGGCTGGATTGACGAGAAAAACAAATGGAAACTGGAAGAATTTTATGACTGATTATATAGATTTGGCCCTGAAATACGGCGGTTTTACGAGTCTAGATAGGGTCTACTTAGAGCAAGTCTTGGCTGGCCTGACAGAGGAGCAGAAGCTTAGCTTCATCACACCGCCACCCAGCGTTATCAATGCTTACTTTGCTGAGCTTTATCAGAAGAAAAGTCCAGAAGCCGCGACAGCCTATTTTTTAGAAATCAGTCAGGCGCTGGACTTGTGGAATGCGAATCCAAGTTTTTTAGAAAATAAACCTTTTGTCCGGCTTAATCTTTCTGGCAAGTCCTATGGATTTTGCTATGAGAGCGAGAAAGTCGGCTTGGTCTTCCCTGAAAAGCCAGAGCAGGTAACAACTGACTTGCTCTTTGAAATCGCTCAAGTCTTTCCACAGTACTTGGTTTACGAAGAAGCTGGGAGAATAAAAATGGTACCTCTCAAAGCTGAGTCTCAAGTCGTGGACAGTCAGGCTCTGACTGCTTTGACCGATTGGCAGCAGCTAGCAGATGGCAGCCAGAAAGTTCTGGGCTACAATCAAGATGAAGTCAGTCAGCTTGCTCAGTCCTATGCTGGCAGAAAATACTATCACTCGCAGAATCGCTCTGCCATGATTTATATCATTTAGAAAGAAAAACATGCAAATACAATTTTTAGGAACCGGAGCCGGTCAGCCCTCCAAGGCTCGCAATGTGTCAAGTCTTGTCCTCAAGCTTTTGGAGGAAATCAATGAGGTCTGGATGTTTGACTGCGGTGAAGGTACCCAGCACCAGATCTTGGAGACGACGATTAAACCGCGCAAAATCAGCAAGATTTTCATCACGCATCTGCATGGCGACCATATTTTTGGCTTGCCGGGCTTTTTATCCAGTCGTTCTTTTCAGGCTAATGAAGAGCAGACGGACCTAGAGATTTTTGGTCCTAAAGGCATTAAGAATTTTGTCCTGTCTAGCCTGCGCGTGTCTGGATCTCGTCTGCCTTATAGGATTGATTTTCGTGAGTTTGATGAAAACAGTCTGGGCAAGATTCTGGAAACGGACAAGTTCACTGTTTATGCGGATAAGCTGGATCACACGATTTTCTGTGTGGGTTATCGGGTGATGCAGAAAGATTTGGAAGGAACGCTGGATGCGGACAAGTTACGGGCAGCGGGCGTTCCCTTTGGTCCCCTCTTTGGTAAAGTCAAGAATGGTCAGGATATCGTCCTAGAAGATGGAACCAAAATCATTGCAGCTGACTATATCTCAGCCCCTCGTCCAGGTAAGACCATTGCTATTCTAGGTGATACCCGTAAGACTGCTGCTAGCGTCCGCTTAGCTGTGGCAGCAGATGTGCTTGTACATGAAGCGACCTATGGCAAGGGAGACGAAAAATTGGCCCGTAATCACGGTCATTCTACCAATATGCAAGCCGCAGAAGTAGCTAAGGAAGCTGGCGCTAAGCGCCTCCTTCTGAATCATATCAGTGCTCGCTTTCTAGCTAAGGACATCAGCCAAATGCGCCGCGATGCAAGTAGCGTCTTTGACAACGTCCATGTGGTCAAGGACTTGGAAGAGGTGGAGATATGAGAACCATCATCATCACAGGGGCTAGCGGTGGACTGGCCCAGGAAATGGTTAAGTTCTTGCCCCATGACCGACTGATTTTAGTTGGCCGGAGCAAGGACAAGCTGGAAGAACTATATGGAGGAAGGGAAAATCTTGACCTAGTGGAGCTGGATATTACAGACAACTTAGCTTTGGAGAGATTTGCTGATTGGATTGACAGTCAGTATGGCCACGTAGATGTCCTAGTCAATAACGCTGGCTATGGAATTTTTGAAGAATTTGACAAAATTAGCTCAAGCGATATTGAGGCCATGTTTGAAGTCAATACCTTTGCCCTGATGAATCTGTCCCGTATCTTTGGGACTCGAATGAAGCAGGAAGGTCAAGGACATATCGTCAATATCGTTAGTATGGCTGGCCTCATTGCAAGTGGCAAGTCCAGTCTTTACTCAGCGACCAAGTTTGCTGCTATTGGCTTTTCTAATGCCCTGCGTTTGGAACTCCTGCCTTTTGGGGTTTATGTCACGACAGTCAATCCTGGACCTATCAAAACAGCCTTTTTCGATCAGGCAGATCCTGACGGTTCCTATGTAAAAGCAGTCGACAAGTACATCCTTGAGCCTGACTTTGTAGCAAGCAAAATTGTCAGTTCCTTTGGCAAAAAGAAGCGGGAAATTAATCTACCTGGAATTCTCAATCTAGCCCACAAGCTTTATACCCTTTTTCCAAAAATTGCCGACAAGATGGCAGCCAATATGTTTAACTATAAGTGAGGTTTTATGACAGCTAATCTACAAGCCTACAAAGCTCATCTGCAGGCGCCTTGGGGCAAGCTTCAGTATGATATTGTTTTTGCTTTTCTAGAGTCGCTGAAGGGCCAGAAAATTCTTGATTTCGGTAGCGGTTTTGGGATTGTGGCTGATTTTCTAGCGGAAAAGAACCAAGTAACTGCCATCGAGCCGAACTCAGAAATGATTGCCGAGCGCAAGCAGGACTTTTCCTATGAGCAATTGCAAGGCAGCTTGGACCTTCTGCAAAATCTGCCTGACCAGTCTTTTGATATCATCATCTGTCATAATGTCTTAGAGTATGTATCTGACCCTGCTCTCTATTTGACAGAATTTTCCCGCCTCTTAAAAAAGGACGGCAAAATTTCTCTGGTCAAGCATCACGAGGTTGGACGCATTATGCATACGGTGGTTTTTGAAAATGACCCAGAAAAAGCTCAGCATTTTTTGGAAGGTCAGGAATATCAAACCCACAGCATGGGGGCTGCTAAGGTCTATCAGGTTCAGGAAGTGATTTCAGGTCTGCCTTTAGAGGTTCAGGATTATCAAGGGATACGGATTTTTTACGGGCTGCAATCCAATGACTATAAAACTGCCCCTGGCTGGGCTGAAAAGATGCTTGAGATGGAGCTGGCTGTCTGCAACCAATCTCCTTATCGGGACATTGCTGCCTTTCAGCATGTTTGGCTAGTCAAGTCCTAGGTCAAAGGAAAAAAGTGCTCATTTACATCTTAAACAAACCTCATAAGGAGAAAGCTCGATGCAAAGGAGAGAAGTCATAGAGCCAGAGCAGCCAGTCAATTATGCCCTGCTCAGCCTTTTTCAATATATCGCTTCCCTTTTGGTAATTCTGGTTCACTGTCAGAGACTTTTTGAACATGAAGCCCTGCATTTTATTCAGAAGAGTATGTTTGGCCGCATGGCAGTCCCTTTCTTTTTAATTTCTTCAGTCTATTTTTTCCGATTACGCTGGAAGCCAGAGCACGGTTCTACGAAACTGACTCTGTATATCAAAGGCATTTTAAAGGTCTATTGCTTTTGGAGTTTGGTCTATCTTCTCTATGCTTTGACTTACTTCCAATCTCTGCACTTGCCTCTCTACCTAGCTCCGCTGGCTATTCTAGCAGCGCTCTTCTACATCGGAATGAGCTACCAGCTTTGGTATATTCCTGCCTTTCTCTTAGGTTTATTGCTGGTCCATTTTTTGTATAGGAAGTTGGGTCCCAAGAAAACATTTGTTCTTTTACTGGTTCTCTTTGCCTTAGGTGCTATTGAGACTTATCACGCCTACCTGGCGCCTAGCCTGCTGACGGACTGGTACGATGTCTATGCCAAGCTCTTTTTCACTAGCAGGAATGGCCTCTTCTATACGCCCATTTTTATCTATTTAGGCTACTTTCTAGCTGATTACGAGCAGATAGCATTATTTCAGAAAAAACGCTGGCTGCCTCTTCTGTTGGCGAGTCTTTTCCTAGTAGGCGAAGGAGTGCTGGTTTACATCAGGCAGGGACTGGATAAAAACTTTTTCTTTGTTCTCATTCTCTTTACGTTCTTCTTATTCAATCGGCTGTTAAAAACACAGTGGAAGCGCGAAAAGATTGGCGACATTTAAAAGATCTAAGTATCCTTTATTTCTCCCTCCATCCTATCTTTATTGAGTTATCTTTCTTTCTGTTCAAATCCCAGCACCTGACCAAGTGGGAAACTGGCCGTTGGGCCTTCCTTCTGACGATTATCCTGACCCACCTGACGTCAGAGTTGGTGATTCGCTGGCGAGGGAAGAAAAACAGAAAAGAAGTGAAAGTTTAGTTTTTGAAGAAAATCATATAGAGCGTTAAGAGCAACTATCAATTTTGAATTGAAATAGCTATAAAAATATTTCAAAGGAGTTCCACATGCTTGAACGTCTACAACAGCAGCTGGCTTTTACCAATGAGCTGGAAAAACTCAAAGCCACTCATCGCAACAATCGAACCTTGGATGCCTATCGTTTCGAAAATTCTGCAGAGCATAGTTGGCAGGGTGCGCTCATGGCGCTAGTTTTTCGAGAATATATTCCCGAAGAAGTTAATCTGGAAAAGGTCATGTCTATGTTACTGATTCATGATTTGGGCGAAATATATGCTGGCGATACCTTTATCTTTGACGATGTAGGAAAGAGTGATTCTTATGATAGAGAGCTGGACTCCTTGAAAATCAGTTTGGACAAGTTGCCGTCAGATCAGCAGGATTCCTTTTTAGAGCTTTGGCAGGAGTTTGAAACTGGCATTAGCATAGAGGCTAAATATGCCCGAGTGTTGGATGCTCTGGTTCCTCTGCTCAATCACTTGGAAGTCGCTCAGCCCCATGACAACCCTCATGGCCTGACCAAGTCGCAGGTCATCGCTAAGAAATCCTTTATCCAAGAAACCTCTGAAACTCTTTGGGAATTGGCTCAGGAAGTTATTGACCAAAGCGTTGCTAAGGGTCTTTACCTAGATGAGTGAGACTGAGGGCCTTGCTCGTAGATAGAAAGTTTGAGACTGGTTGAACCAGTCTTTTCATGTTATAATATTCAGACAAGATTGAACGGAGAAAGTGTTTCACTCATCATGATTAGCTCAAAATACGACTGGCAGTTTGCCACTAATTTTATAGACGAAAAATTTTTAAAAAAGGCTAAGAAAGCTGGATTAGAACCTGCCGCTGCCAGTCTTCTTTACCAAAGAGGTGTGCAGACTGAAGAGGCTTTACAGGAATTTTTGGAGCCTGGTTTAGACCAGCTTCACGACCCTTATGACCTGCATGATATGGAGCGGGCAGTGGAGCGCATTCGCGCAGCGATTGAGAACTACGAGCAGATTTTGATCTATGGCGATTATGATGCTGATGGGATGACCTCAGCATCTATTGTCAAGGAAGCCTTGGAGCAGCTGGGGGCGGAGTGTCAGGTCTATCTGCCCAATCGCTTTACGGACGGCTATGGTCCTAATAGCAGTGTTTACAAATATTTTATTGAAAATCAAGGCATCTCGCTCATTATTACAGTGGATAATGGAGTGGCTGGCCTTGAAGCTATCGAGCTGGCCCAGTCTCTCGGCGTGGATGTCATCGTGACGGATCACCACTCCATGCCTGAGGAGCTGCCAAATGCCTATGCGATTGTCCATCCGGAACATAGCGGAGCGGATTACCCTTTCAAGCATCTGGCTGGCTGTGGAGTGGCTTTTAAGCTGGCAACAGCCTTGCTGGAAGAAGTCCAAGTCGAACTTTTGGACTTAGTTGCTATCGGTACCATTGCCGATATGGTCAGTCTGACGGGGGAAAATCGGATTCTAGTCAAATATGGTCTCTCTGTTCTCAAAAATACCCAGCGCGTAGGACTTCAGGAACTCTTCAAAATCGCTGGTATTCAGCCAGATGAACTGGATGAAGAAACGGTTGGCTTCCAGCTTGCTCCCCGACTCAATGCTTTGGGACGGCTGGACGATCCCAATCCAGCGGTTGAACTTTTGACTGGCTTTGATGACGAAGAAGCTCGTGACATTGCGCTTATGATTAACCAGAAAAATGACGAGCGCAAGGAAATCGTCCAGCAGATTTATGAAGAGGCACAAACCATGCTGGATTCTAAGAGACCAGTGCAGGTGTTGGCCAAGGAAGGCTGGAATCCTGGTGTACTAGGAATTGTCGCAGGGCGCTTGCTGGAAGAGCTGCACCAGCCAGTCATAGTGCTCAATATTGAGGATGGTATCGCAAAGGGCAGCGCCCGCAGTATTGAAGCGATCAATATTTTTGAGGCCTTGGACAGCCACCGTGACCTCTTTATAGCCTTTGGTGGGCACGCTGGAGCAGCTGGAATGACTCTTGAAGCAGACAAACTAGCAGAGCTATCTGTTATCCTGACAGCCTACATCTCAGATAATGATTTGGATTTGACTGGCAAAACAGCCCTGTATTTAGATGAGGAGCTGCACCTGCCAGAACTGACCCTTGACACACTTAAAAGCTTTGAGAGACTGGCGCCTTTTGGTATGGACAATAAGAAGCCGCTTTTTTACCTCAAGGGCTTTAAAGTGGATAATGCTCGGACTATGGGGGCTGGCAATAGCCATCTCAAGCTGAAAATTTCTCAGGAAGATGCATCTTTTGAAGTAGTAGCTTTTGGTCAAGGAAGCCTAGCGACAGAGTTTGCCCAAACCAAGAATCTGGAGTTAGCTGTCAGCCTCTCTGTCAATAAATGGAATGGACAGACCAGTCTCCAGCTCATGCTGGTAGATGCCCGTGTGGACGGTGTTCAGCTTTTCAATATTCGCAGCAAAAATGCGACGCTGCCTGACAAGGTTCCAGTCTTGCGTTTCACAGAGGAGTTGCCAGATTTGACAAATAGCAGAGCAGTTGTGGTTTATGACCTGCCCGATGATTTGCAGGTCTTGAAGACGATTCTTCAGTCTCAGGATTTTGAAGCGATTTACTTTAAGAATGAGATTGCTAAGCCATACTATCTGACCGGTTACGGTACCCGTGAGCAGTTTGCCAAACTTTACAAGACAATTTATCAGTTCCCTGAGTTTGACGTTCGCTATAAGCTTAAGGATCTAGCAGCTTACCTGAAAATCGACCCTATTCTCTTGGTCAAAATGATTCAGATTTTTGAAGAGTTGGGCTTTGTCAGCATCACGGAAGGCGTCATGAAAGTCAATAAAGAAGCAGAAAAGAAAGAAATTGACAGCAGTCGTGTTTATCAAGATCTCAAGCGCCTAGTCAAAGAACAAGAACTCATGGCTCTGGGCACCGTGCAGGAGATTTATGATTATTTGATGGAGAGATGAGATAATGAAGGACTAAGCCTAAGTCTCGCAAAGGAGAAAATTTTAGATGAATGGCATTATCTTAAGCGTCAAAACTGAATTTTTTCTCTCTGTTCGATAGATTTGAAATCATCTCATCTTCTATGAAACAATTTAATCCTCTCCATAAGAAGGAGAGGATTTTTAACTTTAACAAAAATCCTAATTAATTAAATGAATGAGGAATAGGCTTTTGTATGTAAATAATAGATGGCCTTAAAAAATAACTTTTCTATTACCTTTTGGATGAAAAAGTGATATAATAGAGAGTAAAAAATTTTTTTGAAAGAAAGTATATCATGAATTTAAAAGACTACATTGCAACAATCGAAAATTATCCTAAGGAAGGCGTGACATTCCGTGATATCAGCCCGCTGATGGCAGATGGAAATGCTTATAGCTACGCTGTTCGTGAGATTGTTCAGTATGCGACAGATAAGAAGATTGACATGATTGTTGGACCGGAAGCTCGTGGCTTTATCGTGGGCTGTCCAGTTGCCTTTGAG
This window of the Streptococcus sanguinis genome carries:
- a CDS encoding SDR family NAD(P)-dependent oxidoreductase produces the protein MRTIIITGASGGLAQEMVKFLPHDRLILVGRSKDKLEELYGGRENLDLVELDITDNLALERFADWIDSQYGHVDVLVNNAGYGIFEEFDKISSSDIEAMFEVNTFALMNLSRIFGTRMKQEGQGHIVNIVSMAGLIASGKSSLYSATKFAAIGFSNALRLELLPFGVYVTTVNPGPIKTAFFDQADPDGSYVKAVDKYILEPDFVASKIVSSFGKKKREINLPGILNLAHKLYTLFPKIADKMAANMFNYK
- a CDS encoding HD domain-containing protein, with the protein product MLERLQQQLAFTNELEKLKATHRNNRTLDAYRFENSAEHSWQGALMALVFREYIPEEVNLEKVMSMLLIHDLGEIYAGDTFIFDDVGKSDSYDRELDSLKISLDKLPSDQQDSFLELWQEFETGISIEAKYARVLDALVPLLNHLEVAQPHDNPHGLTKSQVIAKKSFIQETSETLWELAQEVIDQSVAKGLYLDE
- the recJ gene encoding single-stranded-DNA-specific exonuclease RecJ codes for the protein MISSKYDWQFATNFIDEKFLKKAKKAGLEPAAASLLYQRGVQTEEALQEFLEPGLDQLHDPYDLHDMERAVERIRAAIENYEQILIYGDYDADGMTSASIVKEALEQLGAECQVYLPNRFTDGYGPNSSVYKYFIENQGISLIITVDNGVAGLEAIELAQSLGVDVIVTDHHSMPEELPNAYAIVHPEHSGADYPFKHLAGCGVAFKLATALLEEVQVELLDLVAIGTIADMVSLTGENRILVKYGLSVLKNTQRVGLQELFKIAGIQPDELDEETVGFQLAPRLNALGRLDDPNPAVELLTGFDDEEARDIALMINQKNDERKEIVQQIYEEAQTMLDSKRPVQVLAKEGWNPGVLGIVAGRLLEELHQPVIVLNIEDGIAKGSARSIEAINIFEALDSHRDLFIAFGGHAGAAGMTLEADKLAELSVILTAYISDNDLDLTGKTALYLDEELHLPELTLDTLKSFERLAPFGMDNKKPLFYLKGFKVDNARTMGAGNSHLKLKISQEDASFEVVAFGQGSLATEFAQTKNLELAVSLSVNKWNGQTSLQLMLVDARVDGVQLFNIRSKNATLPDKVPVLRFTEELPDLTNSRAVVVYDLPDDLQVLKTILQSQDFEAIYFKNEIAKPYYLTGYGTREQFAKLYKTIYQFPEFDVRYKLKDLAAYLKIDPILLVKMIQIFEELGFVSITEGVMKVNKEAEKKEIDSSRVYQDLKRLVKEQELMALGTVQEIYDYLMER
- the miaA gene encoding tRNA (adenosine(37)-N6)-dimethylallyltransferase MiaA → MKTKIIVIVGPTAVGKTALSIEVAKRFNGQIISGDSQQVYRGLDIGTAKIRPEEQEGVPHHLLDVREVGESYSAYDFVTEAAQAIREIAAQGQLPIICGGTGLYIQSLLEGYHLGGSVPHEEILAYRAQLDSWSDEDLFGKIAELGIEILQLNRRRAMRALEIAQLGEQLENNLPDYEALLICLDDERQKLYERINQRVDLMMEAGLLEEARWLYEQAPTSQASKGIGYKELFPYFEGQISLEEAVDKLKQNTRRFAKRQLTWFRNRMSVTFYQVGNPDYKNQVMEDIRKFLDK
- the rnz gene encoding ribonuclease Z — protein: MQIQFLGTGAGQPSKARNVSSLVLKLLEEINEVWMFDCGEGTQHQILETTIKPRKISKIFITHLHGDHIFGLPGFLSSRSFQANEEQTDLEIFGPKGIKNFVLSSLRVSGSRLPYRIDFREFDENSLGKILETDKFTVYADKLDHTIFCVGYRVMQKDLEGTLDADKLRAAGVPFGPLFGKVKNGQDIVLEDGTKIIAADYISAPRPGKTIAILGDTRKTAASVRLAVAADVLVHEATYGKGDEKLARNHGHSTNMQAAEVAKEAGAKRLLLNHISARFLAKDISQMRRDASSVFDNVHVVKDLEEVEI
- a CDS encoding DUF3042 family protein, with amino-acid sequence MAKGFGKGVLTGVAATVAAVAGAVYAVKKKVIEPEEQKAAFIEENRKKAARRRVSH
- a CDS encoding cystathionine beta-lyase, whose protein sequence is MTDYIDLALKYGGFTSLDRVYLEQVLAGLTEEQKLSFITPPPSVINAYFAELYQKKSPEAATAYFLEISQALDLWNANPSFLENKPFVRLNLSGKSYGFCYESEKVGLVFPEKPEQVTTDLLFEIAQVFPQYLVYEEAGRIKMVPLKAESQVVDSQALTALTDWQQLADGSQKVLGYNQDEVSQLAQSYAGRKYYHSQNRSAMIYII
- the hflX gene encoding GTPase HflX, producing the protein MIETEKKTERVFLVGVELAGTENFDLSMEELQSLAKTAGAEVVGSYSQKREKYDSKTFVGSGKLEEIRQMVDAEGISTVIVNNRLTPRQNVNLEESLGVKVIDRMQLILDIFAMRARSHEGKLQVHLAQLKYLLPRLVGQGIMLSRQAGGIGSRGPGESQLELNRRSVRNQIHDIERQLKAVEKNRATVREKRLESSIFKIGLIGYTNAGKSTIMNCLTSKSQYEADELFATLDATTKNINLSGQLNVTLTDTVGFIQDLPTELVSSFKSTLEESKNVDLLVHVIDASDPHHEDHEKTVLDIMKELDMLDIPRLTLYNKADKAEDFTPTLTPYSLISAKADNSRTLLQQVLLERMKELFLPFTIKVAPAKAYKIHDLEKVAIIGNREYTDDVEVISGWIDEKNKWKLEEFYD
- a CDS encoding class I SAM-dependent methyltransferase; the encoded protein is MTANLQAYKAHLQAPWGKLQYDIVFAFLESLKGQKILDFGSGFGIVADFLAEKNQVTAIEPNSEMIAERKQDFSYEQLQGSLDLLQNLPDQSFDIIICHNVLEYVSDPALYLTEFSRLLKKDGKISLVKHHEVGRIMHTVVFENDPEKAQHFLEGQEYQTHSMGAAKVYQVQEVISGLPLEVQDYQGIRIFYGLQSNDYKTAPGWAEKMLEMELAVCNQSPYRDIAAFQHVWLVKS